A window of the Plasmodium falciparum 3D7 genome assembly, chromosome: 3 genome harbors these coding sequences:
- a CDS encoding signal peptidase complex subunit 2, with protein MSGNNVQEEDSTFHVSNLYSETEIKKITQDFISEKIREQNFEEIVKYSNIRIFLSLVLIVIGTYCSIFVQYKKNPVIMIQLLVAFFVVSTTLIIFEYFFFDDVFMILRSNNGSLVKLYCRLDVKKSTLILAYKLNKNVFETSFELKRLYNENGYLMKPYAKNVVMNFLSAHGRTLKLKN; from the exons ATGTCAGGCAATAATGTTCAAGAGGAAGATAGCACAT tTCATGTGAGCAACTTATACAGCGAAAcggaaataaagaaaattacCCAAGACTTTATAAGTGAA aaaatacgAGAACAAAATTTTGAGGAAATTGTAAAATACTCAAATATACGAATTTTTTTGAGCTTAGTTTTGATAGTTATAG gaaCATACTGCTCAATATTTGTTcagtataaaaaaaacccAGTGATTATGATACAACTATtg GTGGCTTTTTTTGTAGTATCAACAACTTTGATTAtctttgaatattttttctttgatGATGTTTTTATGATATTAAGATCGAATAAc GGTTCCTTGGTAAAATTGTATTGTCGTTTGGACGTGAAAAAAAGTACCCTAATTTTGG cctataaattaaataaaaacgtTTTTGAAACCTCGTTTGAATTAAAAAGACTTTATAATGAGAACGG CTATTTAATGAAACCTTATGCAAAAAATGTTGTTATGAATTTTCTTTCTGCTCATGGACGAACactgaaattaaaaaactaA
- a CDS encoding ATP-dependent RNA helicase DDX6 translates to MSYKTNCTNSNANTNTLNSSSNYNKIDDNIILDEEWKKKILEPLKDLRYKTEDVTKTKGNEFEDYFLKRELLMGIFEKGYEKPSPIQEESIPVALAGKNILARAKNGTGKTAAFAIPLLEKCNTHKNFIQGLILVPTRELALQTSAMIKELGKHMKVQCMVTTGGTSLREDIMRLYNVVHILCGTPGRILDLANKDVANLSGCHIMVMDEADKLLSPEFQPIVEELMKFLPKEKQILMYSATFPVTVKEFRAIYLSDAHEINLMDELTLKGITQYYAFVKERQKVHCLNTLFAKLQINQAIIFCNSITRVELLAKKITELGYSSFYIHARMSQTHRNRVFHDFRNGACRCLVSSDLFTRGIDIQSVNVVINFDFPKNSETYLHRIGRSGRYGHLGLAINLITFEDRFNLYKIEVELGTEIQPIPNEIDPSLYT, encoded by the exons ATGAGTTATAAAACCAATTGTACGAACTCTAATGCTAATACAAATACTTTGAATAGTTCTTcaaattataacaaaatagatgataatataatattagatGAAGaatggaaaaagaaaattctgGAACCATTAAAAGATCTAAGATATAAGACAGAAGATGTAACGAAAACGAAAGGCAATGAATTTGAAGATTATTTTTTGAAGAGAGAATTATTAATGGGTATCTTTGAAAAAGGATATGAGAAACCATCACCTATACAAGAGGAAAGTATACCTGTAGCTTTGGctggaaaaaatattttagcaAGGGCAAAAAATGGTACAGGCAAAACAGCAGCTTTTGCTATACCCTTACTAGAGAAATGTAATACCCACAAAAATTTTATTCAAG gACTCATTTTGGTACCCACGCGAGAACTTGCCCTACAGACCTCTGCTATGATTAAGGAATTAGGAAAACACATGAAAGTACAGTGTATGGTAACAACCGGTGGTACATCATTAAGAGAAGATATAATGAGGTTGTATAATGTAGTTCATATTTTATGTGGTACTCCAGGAAGAATATTAGACTTAGCAAATAAGGATGTAGCAAATTTATCAGGTTGTCATATTATGGTTATGGATGAAGcagataaattattatcacctGAATTTCAACCTATAGTAGAAGAACTAATGAAATTTTTACCAAAAGAAAAGCAGATACTTATGTATTCTGCTACCTTTCCTGTGACTGTAAAAGAATTTCGAGCTATTTATTTATCAGATGCCCATGAAATAAATCTTATGGATGAATTAACCTTAAAAGGAATAACACAATATTATGCTTTTGTTAAAGAAAGACAAAAAGTACATTGTTTAAATACATTATTTGCTAAACTTCAAATTAATCAAGCTATCATCTTCTGTAATAGTATTACTAGGGTAGAACTACTAGCCAAAAAAATTACCGAACTAGGATATAGCTCTTTTTACATTCATGCAAGAATGTCACAAACACATCGTAATCGTGTTTTTCATGATTTTAGAAATGGAGCATGCAGATGTTTAGTTTCATCAGATCTATTCACAAGAGGTATCGACATACAGTCAGTCAATGTTGTTATCAATTTTGATTTCCCAAAGAATTCTGAAACTTATTTACATAGAATAGGAAGATCAGGAAGATACGGACATCTAGGACTAGCTATTAATCTTATAACTTTTGAAGAtcgttttaatttatataaaatagaaGTAGAACTAGGAACGGAAATACAACCAATACCAAACGAAATTGACCCATCCTTATATACCTAA
- a CDS encoding nicotinamidase, putative yields MKCLVIVDAQNDFLPNGSFNSKAEYLDVIDKINSVRLNLYKCTEESLLKLKDCKDIIEEKGGKKYEYMYEDKDIVEYSKCHNIIDDENNNEDIYLFPMNENIHNNINGYPHDCMNNIYDSSNINCYNNNNNEINNNCNNNYDNNVVNLTNHTEHADHIIDYNNIKTNSDDLKFGMCILTVDYHPAMHISFAETHRLLYEKICNNNLKCNNINNKSNMNCYDMNNSENSCINNNENEEMKKIDVNNNLIIEETEIESFLKNNNIHTLSDVLNNIDKIKSSQIIYKNIKSKNDIMEYHKINFLNENIDVWPVHCVKNTYGCKVHNKLIRHINDIIIKKAQKENKDSHTIFENEQVNGNIQKLLKQKNITSVYVCGFIFEYCVKETALSFLNLGYETYIVEDATAYLFDRQEDKLFLQNKGIKFINSSKLLS; encoded by the coding sequence atgaaatgccTTGTTATAGTTGATGCACAAAATGACTTTTTACCGAACGGATCATTTAACTCGAAAGCTGAGTATTTAGATGTTATAGATAAAATTAATAGTGTAAGATTAAATTTGTATAAATGTACAGAAGAaagtttattaaaattaaaagattgTAAAGATATTATAGAAGAGAAAGggggaaaaaaatatgaatatatgtatgaagATAAGGATATTGTTGAATATTCAAAATGTCATAATATCatagatgatgaaaataataatgaggatatatatttatttcccatgaatgaaaatatacataataatataaatggatATCCGCATGAttgtatgaataatatatatgatagtagtaatattaattgttataataataataataatgaaataaataataattgtaataataattatgataacaaCGTTGTTAATTTAACAAATCATACAGAACATGCAGATCATATAatagattataataatataaaaactaATAGTGATGACTTAAAATTTGGTATGTGCATTTTAACCGTTGATTATCATCCTGCAATGCATATTTCTTTTGCCGAAACTCATAGATtgttatatgaaaaaatatgtaacaataatttaaaatgtaataatataaataataaatcgaATATGAATTGTtatgatatgaataattcaGAAAATTcatgtattaataataatgaaaatgaggaaatgaaaaaaatagatGTAAATAACAATTTAATAATCGAAGAAACCGAAATAGAatcatttttgaaaaataataacatccATACATTAAGTGATGttcttaataatattgataaaattaaatcatcacagataatatataaaaatattaaaagtaaaaatgatattatggaatatcataaaataaattttttaaatgaaaatatagatGTATGGCCTGTACATTGtgttaaaaatacatatggaTGTAAAGTACATAACAAACTCATAAgacatataaatgatattattattaaaaaggctcaaaaagaaaataaagatagCCATACCATATTTGAAAATGAACAAGTAAATGGTAATATAcagaaattattaaaacaaaaaaatatcacATCTGTATATGTCTGTggttttatttttgaatattGTGTTAAAGAAACAGCACTCAGCTTTTTAAATTTGGGATATGAAACGTATATTGTTGAAGACGCAACAGCTTATTTATTTGACCGACAGgaagataaattatttttacaaaataaaggAATCAAATTTATTAACTCATCAAAACTTTTGTCATAA